The window TCACCGGCAGCAGCACGTCGCCGTGGGTGATGGTCTTCTCGGCCAGCACGCAGATGTCCAGCGGATCGCCGTCGCCGACGATGCCCCGCAGCGACGCCTTCTCCATGCAGTACTCGGCGATCTCGTCACCGCAGTAGGTCTGCGGGATCAGGCCGTAGAGCGTGGGATAGACGTTGGAGAACTTCTGGGGGCGGTCGACCTTCAGGTGCCCGGTGGGCTTGTCGAGCTCGTACTTCACCGTGTCCGACGGCACGATCTCGATGTAGGCGGTGACGACCTCGGGGGCCTCGGGCCCGATGGACACGCCGTGCCACGGGTGGGCGCGGAAGAGGCGGTGCAGCAGGTTCAGATCGATCGACATGGAACGGCTCCTCTGTCGTCTGGCCCGGCGTGGGGTTGTCGGGCGGGATTGTAGACCATCTGCGCAGAAAATTCACGATCAAGATTGTGCACTTGACGGCGCCGGAACGCGCTCCGGCTCACCCGCGCACCACCACCGTGCCGGCGATCTTGTCGTGGATGGCCTGCCGGTTGGGGTGCCAGATGGCCTCGAGGAAACCCAGGAAGAGGGTCGCCGCGCTGGCACTGTAGCCGCCGGCGCGGCCGAAGCAGTCCCACAGGCGCAGGCGGCCGCCGTCGAGCCGCACCACGCGCACCCGCACCAGGGCCTTTCCCGGCGAACGCCCCCGGGTGACGAAGGTCCAGAAGGTGAACCAGGCCACGAAGAGCCCGCCCCAGCCGAGCACGCCGCTGAACCGCCCCATCACCAGATCCAGCCCGATGATCACCTGGTTGGTGCCGTCGCCGTTCTCGATGGTGCGGGTCTTGCCCGAACCGAGGCTCACGGTGGTGCTCACGCCACTGAATTCGCGGTGCAGCCCCTCCAGATCGCCCCGGCGCACGAACTCGCCCATGTCGCGGGGAAAGGCGTCGGGGCAGCGCCGCTGGATCATGCGGTAGTACTCGAGGAGCAGGGCGTCGCGGTCGCGCTCGGTCATGGTCGTGGTCGAATCGGCGGCGAAGGCGGCCCGGGTGCGCGAGAACAGGGTCGAATCTTCCCGGTGGAAGCTCCACACCGTCAATCCGGCGAACAGGGCCCCCACGACCAGGCCGAAGAGGCCGGCGTCGACCGCGAAGGCCACGAGACGGCGGCGGAATCCGGCCAGATCGCGGCCCAGCAGCCCGGAACTGATGATCTGGGGCTCCTGGGTGATGTGACGGCCACGGGCGGGAATGCGGAACATGGGCGGTCCTTTCCTGGGTCCGGAGGGTGGTCGAAGGATCATAGCCGCCCGGCCCCGACCGGGGCAACCGGCGTTGTGGGCGTCGTTTCGGGCTTTTTCGCTCAACCGGGCCCCGGTGGCGGCGACAATAAAGGAAACCTTAAACAATTTTAGACAGGGGGATCGGGGCGCGTGAACGGTGTGGTGGGCAGAGGGGGACGCTCCCCGGGCCGGATCTTCTACCGCCGCTACAAGGGCCTGGCGGCCGGCGTGGCGGTGGTGCTGCTGGTCTTCGTCGGCGCGGCCAACTGGCTGCTGATCGACCGGCGGATCGTGGCCGAGTCGGAGCACCAGGCGGTGGCCCTGGCCCGCGGCATCTCCAGCTACGAGCTGGCGGGGCTGCTCGTGCGCTCGTCCCAGTCCGGCCGCATGCAGCTCGACGACGAGGAGGCCGCCGACCTGCGGGCCCGCCTGAACCGCTTCATGCCCCACTTCGGCCTGCGCGAGATCCGGCTGCTCGACCGCGACGGGCGCACCGTGTTCTGCGACCTGATCGGTCCCCCCCCACGCCTTCCTGCTCACCAGCGAGGAGCTGCAGGCGGCGCTGCACGGCCGGGTCGTGTCGCGCATGCACGAGCACCGCGATCCCGAAACCGGTCCCGACCACATCGACGCCGTGCTGACGGCGATCCCCCTGCGCGACCGCGACGGGGTCGTCATCGGCGTCATGAACCTGTGCGGCGACGTGGGCGACCATGTGGCGGCCGCGCGGACCACGCGCAACCTGCTGCTCGCCAGCCTCGCGCTGATCGTCATGCTGGCCTACCTGGTCAAGACGGCGCAGATCGGGCGCCTGTGCCGCGACTTCGACGTGGCCACGGAGTCGCTGGAGGCCTCGCGCGCCGAACTCGAGGCGTCGAACCGGGATCTGGCCGCGTCGAACGTGCGCCTGGTGGCGGCCGAGGCCGAGGCCCGGGTGGCCGACGAGGCCAAGACCGCGTTCCTGGCGACCATGAGCCACGAGATGCGCACGCCCCTGACCGCGATCCTCGGCTACCTCGACCTGTGCGCCGAGTCCCGCATCGAGCCGATGCAGCGCCGCAAGCACGTCGCCGGCCTGCGGCGCAACACCGAGCACCTGCTGGGTCTCATCGAGAACCTGCTCGACGTGACCGAACTGCACCGCGCCCAGACCTCGCCCCTGCTGACGGCGGGCAGCGTCACGGCGCTGGTGGGCGAAGCGGTGGCGGCCCTGCGCGACCGGGCGTCGGCTGCGGGGCTCGAGGTGACGGTGCGCTGGCTGACGGCCGTGCCCGCCACGGCGACCACCGACCACGACCGCGTGCGCCAGGCCCTGCTCAAGCTCCTCGACAACGCCGTGAAGTTCTCGCACCAGGGCGAGGTGGAGCTCGAGGTGGCCTACCGCCACGACGGCGCCGACGGCGACACGCCCCAGCTCGTCTTCCACGTGCTCGATCGGGGCTGCGGACTGCCGAGCGTGATCCGCGACGATCCGGGCCAGGCCTTCCGCCTCGGCGACCACGCCGCCAACCGGTCGCACGGCGGCAGCGGCCTGGGCCTGCACATCGCCCGCACCGTGGCCGAGCTGCTCGACGGCGGCCTCACGGCCCACGACCGCCCCGGCGGCGGCGCCCATCTGGAGCTGCGCATCGGGCTGGCCGGCGTGTCGGACAGCCTCATCCGACCGGCCGGCACCTTCGGCCCGGAGGACGCCGCGCCGGCCCCGCCGCCGAAACCGGCCCGAATCGACCTGACCGGCGTGCGCGTGCTCTACGCCGAGGACGGCCCCGACAACCAGTTCCTCGTGAAGGCGATCCTGGGGCGGGCCGGCGCGCTGGTGGACATCGCGCAGAACGGCGCCGAGGCCCTCGAAATGGCCGCCGACGCCGAGTACGACTACGACGTGATCCTGATGGACATCCAGATGCCGGTGATGGACGGGCTCGAGGCGACGCGCACCCTGCGCGCCCGCGGCTACGGCGGCCCCATCTTCGCCCTGACGGCCAACGCCATGGAGGCCGACCGCATCGACTCCGCCGCCGCCGGCTGCGACCGGCACCTGACCAAGCCCATCAACCGGCGCCTGCTGCTGAGTTCGGTGGCCGAGTCGTCGCTGGCGGCGAGCTAGCTTTCGCCCGACGTCACGGGGGCCGCGGCCGCGCCGGCGCGCCGCAGGGGCAGGCGGTACACGCGCCGGTAGTCGCCCCGCAGCGCCAGCATCACCTCGCCCCGCTCGGGCACGAACACCGCCGACCACTGGGTGCTGACGTCGAGCCGCCGGCCGTCGATCTCGTAGCGGCGGTGGTTCTGCCGCGCGTCGGCCAGGGCGTCCATGGCCTCCTGCCAGGTGGGCGGGGCGTCGCGGTCGGCCAGGTCGTCGCACAGGGTGTCGTAGCGGTCGCAGGCGCGGCGGCGCTGCTCGAGCGGCACCTCGAACAGCGGGCTGTTGGTGACCACCTGCAGCGGCCCCGGATCCTTCACCATGTGCATCACGCCGCCCCGCCACTCGAGCACCGCCGAGCCCGACCGCGGGTCGGCCAGGAAGATGTGGTGGGAGATGATGTCCTGCCCGTTGTCGAACACGTTGTAGCCCTCGGCGATGGCCACGGCCTCGTGCACGGAGCCGGCGCGGTCGAGGATCTCCCGCACCAGGTGGATCAGGAAGCGCGACGGCTTCCCGGGGTCGGGCGTCACCTCGCGGCGGCCGAGGCTGGCCAGGGTGACGGTGACCCCCATCTCGTTCATGCCCTCGATGGCCATGACCGGCGCGTACAGCAGGCTGCGCCGGTGCTGGGGAAGGTCCGGATCGAAGGGCTCCTGCGGCGTGTAGCCCAGCTCGCGCAGGGGCAGCAGGGCCACCGAGGCGTAGCCGTCGCGCGGGTAGAACCAGCCGGCCAGGACCTGGGAGTCCTCCTGGTCGTAGTTGCGCCCCACGAGGCCGGCGTCGCGGCCGGTGCGCACGGCGAACATGGAGCAGCCGCGGCCGGTGCCGCCGGTGGTGCTGCCGCCGAACTGCTGCATGATCTGGTGGTGCTGGAAGGCGATGGCCTGGTCGAAGTCGCCCACGTAGGTCATCACCTGCAGGTCGCCGAAGGTGCGGAAGGTGCCCAGCATGGCCTCGTTGCGGGCTTTCGAATCGGCCGGGGGCGCCGTGACCAGCGCCGCGTCGACCGCCGGCTCGACGTCGATGATCTCGGTGTAGCGCTCGCCGCGGCCGCAGCCGGACAATGCGAGGACGGCCGCCACGAGCACGAGGGCCCGGCGCGGGGTGGCGCGGCGGTGGTGGAGGCGAACGGGCATCGGTTTCCTTTCGGCGACGGGAGGTCGTACTGCTCCCGCCGCCCGAAAGTTGCACCGCGGGGGCCGATTCGGCCAGCCGCGGATGCGCCGCGGGGTTGGACAACGCCCCCGCCGCGTGATTCAATGGCCCCCAAGCCCCAGCCGCAACGCCGCATCGTTCGAGGGAAGCCATGCCGATCACGATCCCCCGCCCCGACGACTGGCACCTGCACGTGCGCGACGGCGACGCCCTCGCCGCGGTGGTGCCCCACACGGCCCGCCAGTTCGCCCGCGCCGTCATCATGCCCAACCTGAAGCCCCCGGTGACGACGGTGGCCCAGGCCCTGGCCTACCGCGAGCGCATCCTGGCCGCCGTGCCCGACGGCGCCGACTTCAGGCCGCTGATGACCCTGTACCTGACCGACGCCACCACGCCCGACGAGATCGCCCGCGCCGCGGCCTGCGAGCACGTGCTCGCCCTGAAGCTGTACCCCGCCGGCGCGACGACCAACTCGGCCGCCGGCGTGACCGACATGGCGAAGGTCGACGCCGCCCTGGCCGCCATGGCCGCGGGCGGCCTGCCCCTGCTGGTGCACGGCGAGGTGACCGACCCGGCCGTCGACATTTTCGACCGCGAAGCCGTGTTCATCGAGCGCGTGCTGCTGCCCCTGCTCGACCGCCATCCGGATCTGCGCGTGTGCCTCGAACACGTGACCACCCGCCAGGGCGTGGAGTTCGTGCGCAGCGCCGGCCCCCGCGTGGCCGGCACCCTCACCGCCCACCACCTGCTGTGGAACCGCAACGCCATCTTCAGCGGCGGCCTGAACCCCCACGCCTACTGCCTGCCCGTGCTGAAGCGCGAGTCGCACCGCGAGGCCCTGCTCGCGGCGGCCACCGGCGGCGAGCCGTGCTTTTTCCTGGGCACCGACAGCGCCCCCCACCCCCGCGACGCCAAGGAATCGGCCTGCGGGTGCGCGGGCATCTACACGGCCCACGCGGCGCTCGAGCTGTACGCGGCCGCCTTCGCGGCGGCGGGGAAGCTGGAGAACCTGGCGAAGTTCGCGTCGCTGAACGGCCCCGCCTGGCACGGCCTGCCGGTGAACGACGGCACGGTGACGCTGGTCGAGGAGACCTGGCGCGTGCCCGCGAGCTACGGCTTCGGCGCCGGCACGGTGGTGCCCATGCTGGCCGGCGAGGAGCTGGGCTGGAAGCTGGCGGACGGTTGACCATGCCCCCCTCGCCCCGCTACCCCTACGTGATCTTCGACGCCGACGGCACGCTGTTCGACTTCGACAGCGCCATGCTGCACGCCATGCGCGAGACGTGCGGGGACCACGGGCTGGCCTTCACCGACGAGCTGTATGGGCTGTACCAGGAGATCAACCACCGCTGGTGGCGGCGCTTCGAGACCGGCGAGGTGACGGCGACGGAGCTGCGGGTCGGCAGGTTCCGGGAGTTCCTGGGCGAGGTGGACGGGGCGGTGGATCCGGAGGGGTTCAGTTCGCGGTACCTGCGGCGGCTGTCGGAGCATCACGAGCTGATGCCGGGGGCTGCGGCGTGCGTGGAGGCATTGGCGCCGCACTGCACGCTGCTGTTGCTGACGAACGGGTTGGCGGAGGTGCAGGTGCCGCGGTTCGAGCGGGCGCCGATCTGCCGGCACTTTCGGGACATCGTGATCTCGGGGGTCGTGGGGGTCGCGAAGCCGGATCCGGCGATTTTCGAGATCGCGATGGAGCGGTTGGGGAATCCGGCGAAGCGGGATGTGATCATTGTTGGGGATAGCTTGACTTCGGATATGGCTGGGGGGAGTGCGTACGGGATTGGGACTTGTTGGTTTAATCCTGGGGGGCGGGAGCGTGGTCCGGGAGTTGAGGTTGGGTTTGAGGTTGGGGGGTTGAGTGGGGTAGTGGGGATCGTAGCCACAGGGGATTAGGTCGCTGATTGGTCGGCGAATCTTAGTTTCTGAATGGAATCTAGAAAGGCATGAATTGACCATGGTCGGTCCATTTGAAATTATTGTCGACACCACGTTGATCGAAGCGTTTGTCGATCTCGACAAAAACTTTTTTCGAAACAAGAAAGTCTCCAGTCTCGCCAACAGCTTTGAAGATGGAGCCTGGCGAACTGATGTGTTTCTAGACTTTGTCTGGGACAACATTGCCGATACTGCATTGTCAGCCGAAGAGCGCTCCGCACTTGAAGGCAGGCCGGGCTCTATACTTAGACAGTCAGCCAAAAATCTTCGACTAACTGAGGGCGAAGATCACGGGAGCGGAAGTGAGCTTGCTGAGATTCTACTATATGGAATTATGCGCCACAAACACGGTGCGCTTCCCGCTGTTCCTAAAATTTTTTACAAGCAAAACAAGAATGACTATGCAAAGGGTGCCGACAGTGTACACATCACTGTTAACGACGACGACACGTATGCCCTATGGTTTGGCGAGGCCAAGTTCTACAACTCAATTGAATCTTCCAGTTTGTCAAAGGTTGTCGCATCGGTTAAGGAATCAGTCCGAACTGAAAAGCTAAAGAAGGAAAATGTCATTATCCGAAACGTCAGGGATCTAGACTACCTTGGCCTACCAACCGACCTGGTCGCATCGATCAAAGAAGACCTTCTTTCCGACAAGTCTATGGATGACCTTCGCGGAAAGATCAATGTCCCGATTCTCCTCCTTCACACCTGTGGGATCACCGCGGATACCCAACAGTGGTCCGAGGAATACATAGAATCGATTCGCGGATTCCATCTCGGGCGGGCTAAAGACTATTTCGAGAAGCAGTTTGCCAGCATGGGCAACATGAAAGGCTACGAGAAGATGGAGTTTCATCTTATCCTCGTCCCTGTTCCATCAAAAGATAGCCTGACAGAAAAATTTGTTCAGCACGCGCGAGCAACCCGGGGGGAGTGAACATGGACACCTTCGCCGAATGTTCCGCAATAAATGACCTTATCTATTCAGGGGACGAAGCCACCGCAAGAGACAGAACGATTACTCTGCTCGACAACCTAAGAAGCAAGGGGGAGCCATACAGCCCACTGGTCAATTCTATAATTCGCTCGGTCGGGCTCTATCCGTATCTCGACGGCGACACATGTGACTGGATAGACCGATATGCGATAGAGGCCTTTTCTTCCGATGTCGGCGGCCAAAATCGAGGCGTACTACACAGAGAACAGTCCCGACTTCTAGGCAAGTTGCTTTCCGGACACGATATCGCAGTCAGTGCACCGACTAGCTTCGGCAAGAGCTTCGTTATTGACGCATTCATTGCGACCAAAAGCCCAGCCACCGTAATGATTCTTGTTCCAACGATTGCTCTTATGGATGAAACGAGAAGAAGAATCCAGTCGAAGTTCGGGAGTCGCTACAAAATCATAACCTCATCCGACCAAGAGCTTTCTGATAGAACTATATTCATATTTCCACAGGAAAGAGCACTCGGGTATATCGATAAGATTGAGTCGATCGACCTACTGGTAGTTGATGAGTTCTACAAGGCAGGAAGGGTCGGAAAATTTTTTGACGGCGAGCGTTCTTCTGCCCTCATTCAAGCAATCGTTGGACTATCTTCCAAGTGTTTGCAACGGTATTTTCTGGCTCCAAACGTGTCGGAGTTAGAAGGGGTAGGAATTTTTGGTGGCGACATAGAGTTCATAAAGATTGACTTCAATACGGTCTTCTTGCGCAAACATGACCTTCATGCACAA is drawn from bacterium and contains these coding sequences:
- a CDS encoding YjjG family noncanonical pyrimidine nucleotidase translates to MTMPPSPRYPYVIFDADGTLFDFDSAMLHAMRETCGDHGLAFTDELYGLYQEINHRWWRRFETGEVTATELRVGRFREFLGEVDGAVDPEGFSSRYLRRLSEHHELMPGAAACVEALAPHCTLLLLTNGLAEVQVPRFERAPICRHFRDIVISGVVGVAKPDPAIFEIAMERLGNPAKRDVIIVGDSLTSDMAGGSAYGIGTCWFNPGGRERGPGVEVGFEVGGLSGVVGIVATGD
- a CDS encoding RDD family protein, whose protein sequence is MFRIPARGRHITQEPQIISSGLLGRDLAGFRRRLVAFAVDAGLFGLVVGALFAGLTVWSFHREDSTLFSRTRAAFAADSTTTMTERDRDALLLEYYRMIQRRCPDAFPRDMGEFVRRGDLEGLHREFSGVSTTVSLGSGKTRTIENGDGTNQVIIGLDLVMGRFSGVLGWGGLFVAWFTFWTFVTRGRSPGKALVRVRVVRLDGGRLRLWDCFGRAGGYSASAATLFLGFLEAIWHPNRQAIHDKIAGTVVVRG
- a CDS encoding DUF1837 domain-containing protein, giving the protein MVGPFEIIVDTTLIEAFVDLDKNFFRNKKVSSLANSFEDGAWRTDVFLDFVWDNIADTALSAEERSALEGRPGSILRQSAKNLRLTEGEDHGSGSELAEILLYGIMRHKHGALPAVPKIFYKQNKNDYAKGADSVHITVNDDDTYALWFGEAKFYNSIESSSLSKVVASVKESVRTEKLKKENVIIRNVRDLDYLGLPTDLVASIKEDLLSDKSMDDLRGKINVPILLLHTCGITADTQQWSEEYIESIRGFHLGRAKDYFEKQFASMGNMKGYEKMEFHLILVPVPSKDSLTEKFVQHARATRGE
- the pyrC gene encoding dihydroorotase → MPITIPRPDDWHLHVRDGDALAAVVPHTARQFARAVIMPNLKPPVTTVAQALAYRERILAAVPDGADFRPLMTLYLTDATTPDEIARAAACEHVLALKLYPAGATTNSAAGVTDMAKVDAALAAMAAGGLPLLVHGEVTDPAVDIFDREAVFIERVLLPLLDRHPDLRVCLEHVTTRQGVEFVRSAGPRVAGTLTAHHLLWNRNAIFSGGLNPHAYCLPVLKRESHREALLAAATGGEPCFFLGTDSAPHPRDAKESACGCAGIYTAHAALELYAAAFAAAGKLENLAKFASLNGPAWHGLPVNDGTVTLVEETWRVPASYGFGAGTVVPMLAGEELGWKLADG
- a CDS encoding inorganic pyrophosphatase, with protein sequence MSIDLNLLHRLFRAHPWHGVSIGPEAPEVVTAYIEIVPSDTVKYELDKPTGHLKVDRPQKFSNVYPTLYGLIPQTYCGDEIAEYCMEKASLRGIVGDGDPLDICVLAEKTITHGDVLLPVTPIGGLRMIDGNEADDKIIAVARGDAIYGHMKDIYECPPALVDRLKHYFLTYKDAPGSRKKRETEITHVYGREEALEVIERSQHDYDARYADLKALFDQLRTR
- a CDS encoding response regulator; its protein translation is MSRMHEHRDPETGPDHIDAVLTAIPLRDRDGVVIGVMNLCGDVGDHVAAARTTRNLLLASLALIVMLAYLVKTAQIGRLCRDFDVATESLEASRAELEASNRDLAASNVRLVAAEAEARVADEAKTAFLATMSHEMRTPLTAILGYLDLCAESRIEPMQRRKHVAGLRRNTEHLLGLIENLLDVTELHRAQTSPLLTAGSVTALVGEAVAALRDRASAAGLEVTVRWLTAVPATATTDHDRVRQALLKLLDNAVKFSHQGEVELEVAYRHDGADGDTPQLVFHVLDRGCGLPSVIRDDPGQAFRLGDHAANRSHGGSGLGLHIARTVAELLDGGLTAHDRPGGGAHLELRIGLAGVSDSLIRPAGTFGPEDAAPAPPPKPARIDLTGVRVLYAEDGPDNQFLVKAILGRAGALVDIAQNGAEALEMAADAEYDYDVILMDIQMPVMDGLEATRTLRARGYGGPIFALTANAMEADRIDSAAAGCDRHLTKPINRRLLLSSVAESSLAAS
- a CDS encoding DEAD/DEAH box helicase, translated to MDTFAECSAINDLIYSGDEATARDRTITLLDNLRSKGEPYSPLVNSIIRSVGLYPYLDGDTCDWIDRYAIEAFSSDVGGQNRGVLHREQSRLLGKLLSGHDIAVSAPTSFGKSFVIDAFIATKSPATVMILVPTIALMDETRRRIQSKFGSRYKIITSSDQELSDRTIFIFPQERALGYIDKIESIDLLVVDEFYKAGRVGKFFDGERSSALIQAIVGLSSKCLQRYFLAPNVSELEGVGIFGGDIEFIKIDFNTVFLRKHDLHAQIGRDDGKRGEALIRILSTVGGKSLVYAGTYTNINKISLLINEKLPKLGEVLLSRFSEWLAINYSPTWELVSLARRGVGVHNGSLHRSLAQIQVMLFERTDGLNIIVSTSSIIEGVNTSAENVILWSNKSGVPKIDDFTYKNIIGRGGRMFRHFIGNIYILDRPPREEGRQLELGIPEEMLGTFDEAKTPIALTAEQTLKISAYREK